The Amycolatopsis jiangsuensis nucleotide sequence CGTTCCGCGCGCAGGCCGGCGGTCAGCGCCGCGACCTGCTCGTCGTCGACCACGTTGCGGCCGAACAGGACCACGCCGCCGAGCCCGCCTGCCAGCCGGCGCAGCAGCCAGTCCGGTGCGGTCGTCCCGGCGAACCCGGGCAGCAGTACGGCTTCGGCCCACCTGCGGGGGTCGGACATCGGCTATCCCTTCACCGCGCCGGCGGTCATCCCGGACACGAGTTTCCGTTGCACGATCAGGAAGAACACCAGCGCGGGAATCGCGTACACCACCGAAGCGGCCATCACCCCGCCCCAGTCCACGGAGAACGCGGTGCGAAACGACGACAGCCACACCGGCAGCGTCTGCTTCGACTGGTCCCGCATGAATACCAGGGCGAAGAGGAACTCGTTCCACGCGGTGATGAAGCTGAACACCGACGTCGTCACCAGCCCGGGTCCGAGCAGTGGCAGCGTGACCCGGCGGAACGCGCCGGTGCGGCTGCAGCCGTCGATCATGGCCGCCTCTTCGAGGTCGTACGGGATCCCGTTGACGAACCCGTAGAGCATCCACACGGTGAACGGCAGCGACGTCGCGAAGTAGACCAGCAGCAGCGACGGCAGCGTGTTCAGCAGTCCGATATCCCGCATCAGCAGGTACATCGGGATGAACAGCGCGGACAGCGGTGCCAGCTGCGCCACCAGAATCAGCAGCAGGAACCCTTTGCGGCCGCGGAAGCGGAACCGTGCGAGGGGGATCGCCGCGAGCACCCCGACGACCAGCGCTGCGAGCACCGCGCCGAGCGTGACGATCAAGCTGTTGCCGAGATAGGTGACGAACCCCGGCTTCGTGAGCGCGGAGGCGAAGTTCGACAGCGTCGCCGAGGACGGGAACAGGTCGAACTTCGGCGAGAGGATCTCACCCGGCGTCTTGAGCGCCGTGGTGAACATCCAGTACGTCGGGAAAAAGAACACCAGCGCGACCAGCACGCCGGCCACCGAGAGCGTGACCCGCTGGGTCCGGGACTTCCTCACGTGATCTCCCCGTCCTTGGTGCGGACCAGCAGCTGCACGTACCGGGCGGTGACCGCCAGGAGCAGCACCAGCATGATGGTGGCGATCGCCGCGGCGGAGCCGAAGTGGCTGCCCGCGATGCCCTTGAGGTACTGCAGGATCGCCAGCGTGGTGCTGGCCCCGTCCGGCCCGCCCTGGCGGATCGCCCAGACCTGGCCGAACATGTTGAAGTCCCACAGCACCGACAGGAACGTGACCATGGTCAGGATCGGCCGGATCACCGGCCAGGTGACCGCCCGGAAGGTCTGCCACGGCCCGGCGCCGTCGATCCCGGCCGCCTCGTAGTGCTCGCGGGGTACCCCGAGCAGCCCGGCGTAGA carries:
- a CDS encoding carbohydrate ABC transporter permease, which codes for MRKSRTQRVTLSVAGVLVALVFFFPTYWMFTTALKTPGEILSPKFDLFPSSATLSNFASALTKPGFVTYLGNSLIVTLGAVLAALVVGVLAAIPLARFRFRGRKGFLLLILVAQLAPLSALFIPMYLLMRDIGLLNTLPSLLLVYFATSLPFTVWMLYGFVNGIPYDLEEAAMIDGCSRTGAFRRVTLPLLGPGLVTTSVFSFITAWNEFLFALVFMRDQSKQTLPVWLSSFRTAFSVDWGGVMAASVVYAIPALVFFLIVQRKLVSGMTAGAVKG